A part of Aegilops tauschii subsp. strangulata cultivar AL8/78 chromosome 2, Aet v6.0, whole genome shotgun sequence genomic DNA contains:
- the LOC109752256 gene encoding LOW QUALITY PROTEIN: gamma-tubulin complex component 2 (The sequence of the model RefSeq protein was modified relative to this genomic sequence to represent the inferred CDS: substituted 1 base at 1 genomic stop codon), whose amino-acid sequence MDPAPATPRWNLERPYLTGRFHQEAKVSAASQAPGSKPFSLDSFSRGAGGGAGSVLGSYAVSVQELLVIDDLLSALVGIEGRYISIKRVRGKEGYVVFQIDSSMDLALQELTRRIFPLCEDFVLASQFVESRSHFKTGLVNHALAAALRAFLLDYQAMVAQLEHQFRLGRLSVQGLWFFCQRMMSSLNALAVLIEKAMSNNTSGSATLNLLHSQAKAMAGDSAVRSLLEKMTDCASAAYLRMLERWVYEGVIDDPYGEFFIAENKSLQKESLTQDYDAKYWQQRYSLKDGIPSFLNNVAATILTTGKYLNVMRECGHNVQVSLSENSKLTSFGSNHQYLECIKSAYDFASGELLTLMKDKYDLIGKLRSLKRYLLLDQGDFLVHFMDIAREELTKKPEDISVEKLQSLVDIALRSTAAASDPSHEDLTCCVERSSLLKKLTSLKDLDCAYSSDKLAAADVDQPMTLNITGLETFCLGYKIPWPLSLVISRKALTKYQLIFRLLFHCKHVSRQLCQAWQIQQGFRSVKILGTPILRSSILCRSMLKFVNSLLHYLTFEVLEPNWHSMHGRLQTARSIDEVIQIHDFFLQKCLKECLLLLPELLMKVEKLKALCLQYATSIQLLIPSIEVAAAESKSKSGSSRARAKRSQDRDEQLKLASENVVMSQSILKFESEFNAELQSLVPTLSKSSQAEPYLTHLAQCILGVGIDQLCSSGTGLCCLRRVADVVSLXLQEPGYESEWKPQLGPKRCGRKLRYTDRVRAKEAKLACDLTFSPDLSKFRTFTAHPPAVSSLPTHTHSFTAQYPPHCHHPHHRYYQQVQRHHRPTPTPPQQHEKTTASTRPAPPRDATVESGRHGHEQACGHIARARAMAVGGRRAAAAACGRWCLVILAVASALGVSGPALYWRYKKGFSSPASGAAAVSAPSCPPCTCDCPPPLSLQSIAPGLMNFSISACGTNDPERTKEMEKQFVDLLNEELKLQQVVAEEHIHHMNATLVEAKRQATLYQREAEKCNAATETCEEAREKSEGAISKERKLTALWERRARELGWQDSRAATTAR is encoded by the exons ATGGATCCCGCGCCGGCGACCCCTCGCTGGAACCTGGAGCGCCCCTACCTCACCGGACGCTTCCACCAG GAGGCGAAGGTGTCCGCGGCGTCGCAGGCGCCCGGATCCAAGCCTTTCTCTCTCGACTCATTCAG CCGCGGAGCTGGCGGCGGCGCTGGGAGTGTCCTCGGATCGTACGCTGTTTCTGTGCAG GAGCTTTTAGTTATTGATGATTTGCTATCAGCTCTGGTGGGTATTGAGGGAAGATACATTTCAATTAAGAGAGTACGCGGAAAGGAGGGATATGTTGTCTTCCAGATTGATTCTTCAATGGACCTTGCACTCCAG GAGTTGACTCGCCGAATTTTCCCCTTATGTGAAGATTTCGTGCTAGCAAGTCAGTTTGTGGAGTCCAGGTCACATTTCAAAACTGGTTTGGTTAACCATGCTCTAGCGGCAGCTCTAAGGGCATTCCTCCTG GATTATCAGGCAATGGTTGCTCAACTGGAGCATCAATTCCGTCTTGGAAGGCTCTCTGTTCAAGGATTATGGTTCTTTTGTCAG CGGATGATGAGTTCATTGAATGCACTGGCTGTTCTAATAGAGAAGGCTATGTCCAATAATACTAGTGGTTCGGCGACACTTAATCTACTTCATAGTCAG GCAAAGGCGATGGCTGGCGATAGTGCTGTTCGGTCATTACTGGAGAAGATGACCGATTGTGCAAGTGCAGCATACCTCAGGATGTTGGAAAG ATGGGTGTATGAGGGTGTCATAGATGACCCTTATGGTGAATTCTTCATTGCTGAAAACAAATCTCTGCAGAAG GAGAGTCTGACTCAAGATTATGATGCCAAATATTGGCAGCAACGGTACAGCCTAAAAGATGGCATCCCTAGTTTTCTCAATAATGTCGCTGCCACCATTCTGACAACAGGAAAGTATCTTAATGTTATGAGAGAATGTGGGCACAATGTTCAG GTTTCCCTATCAGAAAACTCTAAGCTGACGAGCTTTGGTTCAAACCACCAATATCTTGAGTGCATCAAATCTGCTTATGATTTTGCAAGTGGTGAGCTCTTGACTCTAATGAAAGATAAG TATGATCTCATTGGGAAACTGCGATCATTGAAGCGCTATCTACTTCTTGACCAA GGTGATTTTTTGGTTCATTTTATGGATATTGCCCGAGAGGAGCTTACAAAGAAACCAGAAGATATATCCGTTGAAAAACTTCAG TCTCTTGTTGACATCGCGTTGCGAAGTACAGCAGCTGCTTCCGATCCAAGTCATGAAGATTTGACTTGTTGCGTT GAAAGAAGTTCCCTGCTTAAAAAACTGACAAGCCTGAAAGACTTGGACTGTGCTTACTCTTCAGACAAGCTTGCTGCAGCTGATGTTGATCAGCCCATGACATTAAACATAACTGGCTTGGAAACGTTCTGCCTTGGCTACAAG ATTCCATGGCCACTATCTCTTGTAATTTCAAGGAAGGCTTTAACAAAGTATCAATTGATCTTTCGTCTATTGTTTCACTGCAAACATGTTAGTCGCCAATTGTGTCAAGCGTGGCAGATCCAACAA GGGTTCCGGTCTGTCAAGATTCTTGGAACACCAATTCTACGGTCATCGATACTTTGTCGCAGCATGCTCAAGTTTGTAAACAGCCTTCTACATTATCTAACTTTTGAG GTTCTTGAACCAAACTGGCATTCAATGCATGGCCGCCTTCAAACTGCAAGGAGCATCGATGAG GTCATCCAGATACACGATTTCTTCCTCCAGAAGTGTCTAAAAGAATGCTTGCTGTTGTTGCCTGAGCTCCTCATG AAAGTTGAGAAGCTGAAAGCGTTATGTCTTCAATACGCGACTTCCATCCAGCTCTTGATACCATCCATCGAGGTCGCTGCTGCTGAGAGCAAATCGAAATCCGGGTCGTCGAGAGCAAGAGCCAAGAGATCACAGGACAGAGACGAGCAACTGAAACTAGCATCCGAGAACGTCGTGATGTCGCAGTCAATCCT GAAATTCGAGTCGGAGTTCAACGCGGAGCTCCAGAGCCTCGTTCCTACGCTGAGCAAGAGCTCGCAGGCCGAACCATACCTGACCCATCTCGCGCAGTGCATTCTTGGCGTCGGAATCGACCAGT TGTGTTCGTCAGGAACTGGGCTGTGTTGTTTGAGACGAGTCGCCGATGTAGTAAGCCTGTAGCTTCAAGAGCCTGGCTACGAATCAGAGTGGAAGCCTCAATT AGGCCCTAAACGATGTGGGCGCAAGTTGAGATACACCGACCGTGTGCGGGCGAAAGAAGCGAAGCTGGCTTGCGACCTGACGTTTTCCCCGGACTTGTCAAAATTTCGG ACCTTCACTGCCCACCCACCCGCAGTTAGCTCGCTTCCCACTCACACACACTCCTTCACTGCCCAGTACCCACCCCACTGCCATCACCCCCACCACCGGTACTACCAGCAGGTCCAGCGCCACCATCGCCCTACCCCTACGCCCCCACAGCAACACGAGAAAACCACCGCAAGCACGCGCCCCGCTCCGCCCCGAGACGCGACGGTGGAATCCGGCAGGCACGGGCACGAGCAGGCGTGCGGACACATAGCCCGAGCGCGCGCGATGGCAGTCGGagggcggcgcgcggcggcggcggcgtgcgggcGCTGGTGCCTGGTGATCCTCGCCGTGGCCTCCGCGCTCGGCGTCTCCGGGCCCGCGCTCTACTGGCGCTACAAGAAGGGCTTCTCCTCCCCCGCCTCCGGCGCTGCCGCCGTCTCCGCACCCTCCTGCCCGCCCTGcacctgcgactgcccgccgccGCTCTCCCTCCAGTCCATCGCGCCAG GGCTCATGAACTTCTCAATTTCAG CTTGCGGCACAAATGACCCTGAGCGTACCAAGGAGATGGAGAAGCAGTTTGTTGATCTCCTCAACGAGGAACTCAAGCTGCAGCAGGTTGTAGCTGAGGAGCACATCCATCACATGAATGCCACACTTGTCGAGGCAAAAAGGCAGGCTACCCTGTACCAGCGAGAGGCGGAGAAGTGTAACGCGGCCACAGAGACTTGTGAGGAAGCCAGGGAGAAGTCTGAGGGGGCAATCTCAAAGGAGAGGAAACTGACAGCACTGTGGGAACGTCGAGCTCGCGAATTGGGTTGGCAGGATTCTCGAGCCGCGACCACCGCACGATAG